A genomic region of Cydia strobilella chromosome 12, ilCydStro3.1, whole genome shotgun sequence contains the following coding sequences:
- the LOC134746040 gene encoding conserved oligomeric Golgi complex subunit 8 codes for MAQELTELCQLLFPDSSSENAEYFSEINEYLKKLGSQNWDHIRKEPERLTEEMNQLTEQTQDLAFTNYKTFVETAEISRTIMKDLGNSKESLTKFLEATPDFIQECENFSQMAGNIVKEKSRYSSIRNQSEKLLELLELPALMREALSAEDYESALDIFTFIRNLSKRYSEIPLVQNTTSEIMTLWFETLYHLFNQLRYDLPLPQCLQILGYLRRANTVYRSTDDDGSIQYTGSKTNTSDGLHLHFLKARNAWFEKALEDAKNTESSERLLRRIVELHRIHLFNVLTQHKSIFLSDAHESRAREDELNGTSALSCWLKQKVEVLAQILNRDLQNEDESNFESLFNQCMYLCLSFGRVGADMRCTLTPLFRKNLLALFYKGLEKAENHFENQMKSYKVPTIKNVPRPVNENASGGPPESLLDYYPLAEYCNGMLIVLNMLRNTAPLNIVKEVYNAYRNSLNQAVQVLTAFYHREQQAFTDIERQNFVSLCICFTEDFVPYISKCLALSFPSTQIAELLGVTLTVLQESKLLHIDQVGICEPLNSITGLSIN; via the exons ATGGCTCAAGAACTAACCGAACTGTGCCAGTTGTTGTTCCCAGATTCCAGCAGCG aaAATGCAGAATACTTCAGTGAAATCAatgaatacttaaaaaaactggGGTCACAAAATTGGGATCACATAAGAAAAGAGCCAGAAAGATTGACTGAAGAGATGAACCAGCTGACAGAGCAAACTCAGGACCTGGCGTTTACAAATTACAAGACATTTGTGGAGACGGCAGAGATCTCACGGACAATCATGAAGGACCTTGGGAATTCTAAAGAATCACTAACAAAATTTCTTGAGGCTACGCCTGACTTTATACAGGAATGTGAGAATTTTTCGCAAATGGCTGGAAATATTGTTAAGGAGAAAAG TCGCTACAGTTCCATTCGCAACCAGAGTGAGAAGTTACTAGAACTGTTAGAGTTGCCTGCGTTGATGCGTGAAGCCCTCTCCGCCGAGGACTATGAGAGTGCTTTGGATATCTTCACATTCATACGGAACTTATCTAAGCGGTATTCTGAGATACCCTTAGTTCAG AACACCACATCCGAGATCATGACCCTTTGGTTTGAGACACTATATCATTTGTTCAATCAGCTCCGGTATGATTTGCCGCTGCCGCAATGTCTTCAG atactTGGATATCTCCGGAGAGCCAACACCGTATACCGGTCGACGGATGACGATGGTAGCATTCAATATACGGGAAGCAAAACTAACACGTCTGATGGTCTTCATTTGCATTTTTTGAAAGCAAGAAATGCTTGGTTCGAAAAAGCTTTGGAGGATGCCAAAAATACCGAAT CCAGTGAAAGACTGCTGAGGAGAATAGTAGAGTTGCACCGAATTCACCTGTTCAACGTACTGACGCAGCACAAATCAATATTTCTGTCCGACGCCCACGAGTCCAGGGCGAGAGAAGATGAACTGAATGGAACTAGTGCCCTGTCTTGTTGGTTGAAGCAAAAG GTAGAAGTTTTGGCCCAAATCCTAAACCGAGACTTACAAAACGAGGACGAATCCAACTTTGAATCCCTATTTAATCAGTGCATGTATCTCTGTCTCTCATTTGGAAGAGTCGGCGCCGACATGAGATGCACTCTGACCCCGCTCTTTAGAAAAAATCTTTTGGCACTATTCTATAAAGGATTAGAAAAAGCGGAAAACCACTTTGAGAATCAGATGAAGTCGTACAAAGTGCCTACTATAAAGAATGTACCACGACCAGTGAATGAGAATGCTTCAGGCGGGCCGCCAGAAAGTCTTTTAGACTATTATCCATTGGCTGAATACTGCAATGGAATGTTGATAGTACTGAATATGTTAAGAAACACAGCTCCGTTGAATATAGTGAAAGAAGTTTACAACGCATATAGGAATTCTTTAAACCAGGCTGTTCAAGTTTTAACGGCTTTTTACCACAGAGAACAACAAGCTTTTACAGATATCGAGAGGCAGAATTTTGTTTCATTATGCATCTGTTTTACTGAAGATTTCGTGCCGTATATATCGAAGTGCCTGGCTCTGTCGTTCCCGTCCACTCAGATTGCGGAGCTGCTTGGTGTTACTTTGACGGTTTTGCAAGAAAGCAAGCTTCTGCATATTGACCAAGTTGGTATTTGCGAGCCTTTGAATAGTATTACTGGGCTTAGTAtcaattga